From a region of the Thermosulfurimonas sp. F29 genome:
- a CDS encoding FAD-binding oxidoreductase produces MKRRLSRAARRALRRLLRDRFLEEEAACLAYAYDASGLIRVPEAVALPENTEEVSRILTLSYEEEFPVTPRGAGTATTGAPLAPEGGLVLCLSRMNRILEINPEDLVAVVEPGVVNARLKEALARRGLFYPPDPASFRFSTIGGNVATCAGGPRGLKYGVTRDYVLGLEAVLPGGEVLSLGVRTLKGVVGYDLTRLLVGSEGTLAVFTRITLKVLPLPPSRGTLAAGFTDEESALSAMQEVLSRGVLPAAAEFMDRVTLSATGFPEREVHGLLLFEFDGPEAAVKEDLERTRHLLAGKTRFLKEARGAEAEGLWEIRRGISPALRKLGARRFADDVVLPRSRLSFFLKEVRRLSAETGLTVACFGHAGDGNLHVNILFEPEAEPRARTLREKILSLVLELSGTLSGEHGVGLTKKAYLPAEVPPAGLSLMRELKRLFDPKGLLNPEKVL; encoded by the coding sequence TTGAAGAGGAGGCTCAGCAGGGCCGCCCGCAGAGCCCTGCGAAGGCTGCTTAGGGATCGCTTTCTCGAGGAAGAAGCCGCGTGCCTGGCCTACGCCTACGACGCTTCGGGGCTGATTCGGGTGCCCGAGGCGGTGGCCCTCCCGGAAAACACCGAGGAGGTCTCCCGGATCCTGACCCTGTCCTACGAGGAGGAGTTCCCGGTGACGCCCCGGGGGGCCGGCACCGCCACCACCGGAGCCCCTCTGGCCCCGGAGGGGGGGTTGGTCCTCTGCCTTTCCCGCATGAACCGGATCCTGGAGATCAACCCCGAGGACCTGGTGGCGGTGGTGGAACCCGGAGTGGTGAACGCCCGCCTCAAAGAAGCCCTGGCCCGGAGGGGACTCTTCTATCCGCCGGATCCGGCCAGTTTCCGCTTCTCCACCATCGGGGGCAATGTGGCCACCTGCGCCGGAGGGCCCCGGGGTCTCAAGTACGGGGTCACGCGGGACTATGTGTTGGGGCTCGAGGCGGTGCTTCCGGGGGGTGAGGTTCTCTCCCTGGGCGTGAGGACCCTCAAGGGAGTGGTGGGTTACGACCTCACCCGGCTCCTCGTGGGCTCAGAGGGGACGCTGGCGGTCTTCACCCGGATTACTCTCAAGGTGCTCCCGCTTCCTCCGTCCCGGGGGACCCTCGCCGCGGGATTCACCGACGAGGAGTCGGCGCTTTCGGCCATGCAGGAGGTGCTTTCCCGCGGCGTGCTTCCCGCCGCCGCCGAATTCATGGATCGCGTCACCCTCTCGGCCACCGGTTTCCCCGAAAGGGAGGTGCACGGACTGCTTCTTTTTGAGTTCGACGGCCCGGAGGCCGCCGTAAAAGAGGATCTCGAACGCACCCGGCACCTCCTCGCCGGGAAGACCCGTTTCCTGAAGGAGGCCCGCGGAGCCGAGGCCGAAGGACTGTGGGAGATACGCCGGGGAATTTCTCCGGCCCTAAGGAAACTGGGGGCCCGGCGCTTCGCCGACGATGTGGTGCTCCCCCGATCCAGGCTCTCGTTCTTCCTGAAGGAGGTGCGACGGCTCTCCGCGGAGACCGGTCTCACCGTGGCCTGTTTCGGCCACGCCGGCGACGGGAACCTCCATGTGAACATCCTCTTCGAGCCGGAGGCGGAACCCCGGGCCCGAACCCTGCGGGAAAAAATCCTCTCCCTGGTGCTCGAACTCTCGGGAACCCTCTCCGGCGAACACGGCGTGGGCCTCACCAAGAAGGCCTATCTCCCCGCCGAAGTCCCCCCCGCAGGACTCTCCCTCATGCGAGAGCTGAAACGACTCTTCGACCCTAAAGGCCTCCTCAATCCGGAAAAAGTCCTCTAG
- the speD gene encoding S-adenosylmethionine decarboxylase, giving the protein MRATPVCQIDRLDVIPAQGGRKESSFPVTTHLLVEMWQAPFQVLARADEVERALRFSGNGRGERGDIVSYQFQPYGVSAKATFGDAHIFIHTWPENGYAAVDIFAATEEGAYAILDRMQKAFRPSYVHVVEVKRGNLFSEGET; this is encoded by the coding sequence ATGAGGGCGACCCCGGTGTGCCAGATTGACCGGCTGGATGTCATTCCCGCCCAGGGGGGCAGGAAAGAGAGTAGTTTTCCGGTAACCACGCATCTTCTGGTGGAGATGTGGCAGGCGCCCTTTCAGGTGCTGGCCCGGGCCGACGAGGTGGAAAGGGCCCTGCGCTTTTCCGGAAACGGACGCGGAGAAAGGGGCGACATCGTTTCCTACCAGTTTCAGCCCTACGGGGTCTCGGCCAAGGCCACCTTCGGGGATGCCCACATCTTTATCCACACCTGGCCGGAAAACGGCTACGCCGCGGTGGACATCTTCGCCGCCACGGAGGAAGGGGCTTACGCCATCCTGGATCGCATGCAGAAGGCCTTCCGCCCCAGTTATGTCCATGTGGTAGAGGTCAAGAGGGGCAATCTCTTTTCCGAGGGGGAGACTTGA
- a CDS encoding spermine synthase, which translates to MTRYWWRESLGRDYGHAYRVGLIYEERTPAGQHLQVFHNPFWGRFVVLDGIVQFTERDEFVYHETIVYTPAAALAGAPETILIVGGGDGGVLREVQKLEGVKRILQAELDLSVFEVCQKYLRDLSGDYEDPRVEFMVRDGLAAVSELPGESFDLVIVDCTDPVGPARTLYTEEFYRGVLRILKPEGLFIQQASLPGFFPDILRRAWRLASGVFPRLAVLRAMVPCYGDEIAFLMGGRSPELDFEPKRRFVGRHYSPEMHRASFALPEWWRREILYL; encoded by the coding sequence TTGACTCGCTACTGGTGGCGCGAATCCCTGGGCCGGGATTACGGCCACGCCTATCGGGTGGGCCTGATTTACGAGGAACGCACCCCGGCCGGCCAGCACCTCCAGGTCTTCCACAATCCCTTCTGGGGGCGATTCGTCGTCCTGGACGGGATCGTGCAATTCACCGAGCGGGACGAGTTCGTTTATCACGAGACCATCGTTTACACGCCGGCCGCCGCCCTCGCCGGGGCTCCGGAAACGATCCTGATCGTCGGAGGGGGGGACGGCGGGGTTCTGCGTGAGGTTCAGAAACTCGAGGGAGTGAAGCGCATCCTCCAGGCCGAGCTGGATCTTTCCGTGTTCGAGGTGTGTCAGAAGTACCTCCGGGATCTCTCCGGGGATTACGAGGATCCCCGGGTGGAATTCATGGTGCGGGACGGGCTAGCCGCGGTTTCCGAACTCCCCGGGGAGAGTTTCGATCTGGTCATCGTGGATTGCACCGATCCGGTGGGCCCGGCTCGGACCCTTTACACCGAGGAATTCTACCGGGGGGTGCTGCGGATCCTCAAGCCCGAGGGGCTTTTCATTCAGCAGGCCAGTCTTCCGGGCTTCTTTCCGGACATTCTCCGCCGGGCCTGGCGGCTTGCCTCCGGGGTCTTTCCGCGCCTTGCGGTGCTGCGGGCCATGGTGCCCTGCTACGGTGACGAGATCGCTTTTCTGATGGGGGGACGCTCCCCGGAACTCGACTTCGAACCCAAACGCCGCTTCGTGGGGCGTCACTACAGTCCGGAGATGCACCGGGCCTCCTTTGCCCTTCCCGAGTGGTGGCGCCGGGAGATCCTGTATCTCTAA